In one window of Deltaproteobacteria bacterium DNA:
- a CDS encoding ABC transporter ATP-binding protein yields MGSTVRLVRKILGRLVPYRWLCASALVQVLLIGVFELAKPWPLKVIVDDVLGGRPLGWPGLGTLGGPALLALACLALVAIYGLLGVLSVTSNYATIKVGQQMVNDFRSELYAHLQRLSLAFHSRRQVGDLLYRLTADTFAIQTLTMNGFFPVVTSVVLLVGMLAVMLRLDWVLTLIALAIVPLLFL; encoded by the coding sequence ATGGGCAGCACCGTCCGGCTCGTGCGGAAGATCCTCGGCCGGCTCGTCCCGTACCGGTGGCTCTGCGCCTCGGCCCTCGTCCAGGTGCTGCTGATCGGGGTCTTCGAGCTGGCGAAGCCCTGGCCGCTCAAGGTCATCGTCGACGACGTGCTGGGCGGCCGGCCGCTCGGCTGGCCCGGCCTCGGGACGCTCGGCGGACCGGCGCTGCTCGCGCTCGCGTGCCTCGCGCTGGTGGCGATCTACGGGCTCCTCGGCGTGCTCAGCGTGACCAGCAACTACGCGACCATCAAGGTCGGCCAGCAGATGGTGAACGACTTCCGGAGCGAGCTCTACGCGCACCTCCAGCGCCTCTCGCTCGCCTTCCACAGCCGCCGCCAGGTCGGCGACCTGCTCTACCGGCTCACGGCCGACACCTTCGCCATCCAGACGCTCACCATGAACGGCTTCTTCCCGGTCGTCACCTCCGTCGTCCTGCTGGTCGGGATGCTGGCGGTCATGCTCCGGCTCGACTGGGTGCTCACGCTGATCGCGCTCGCGATCGTGCCGCTGCTCTTCCTG